TTTGGTCCAGGGGAGTGCCAAGAGCGTCGCGGAACGCGTCATCGTGGGCATCCAACAGCAAGCTGATCTTGTGGTGACGGTGACGGAAGGATTTGCCCGCACCCTCCGCGACCGCGGTATGAGGCACGTTGCAACAATCAGCAACGGAGTGGATACAGCTGTCCGGGAGCTCCTACCGCCTCCGCCGGCAGAGTCGGACCAGCTCCGTGTGCTCTACCTGGGAAACCACGGGGAAAGTCAACGCCTTGAAACTGTCATTCGTGCAGCCGCGCTTGCCCGGGACTATGTTCATCTCACCATGGTGGGTCATGGCGTGCAGAGGAGAGCCCTCATGGAACTGAGCGGACAGCTTGGCGCTCCAGTGACTTTCCATGAACCAGCCTTGGGGACCGAAGTGATGGAACATTACCGGGCTGCGGATACCTGCGTTGTTTCGTTGCGCGACGACTGGAAATCCTTCGAAACAACCGTGCCGTCCAAGACCTACGAGGTGCTGGCCGTTGGCCGGCACGTTACCGGAATTGTTCTGGGGGAGGCCCGCGACATCATTGAGGCCTCAGGCGCCGGCACCGTGGTTCCTTCGGACGCGGCGAGTATCGCGGCGATGTGGCTGCAGCTCCATCAGGACCGCAGCCTGCTCCTTACTGGAACGTCCGGCCGGGACTGGGTCGAAGCAACAGTGAACATCGACGCACTTGCGGCTGACTACGCCCGACTCATCAGGAAAGTCAGCGAACAAGAGTCCCTCCAGTGAACCCTCTTCAATTGGCACGCAACTGCTCTCTCATGGCGTCCACCGCGGCCAGGCACTTCGCCGACGACCCAGTCCGTCTCCTGGTCCTCGCATCACAAAAACTGCCGGGGCGGATCACGTCAAAACTGGGCGCCGTGTCGCGGATGCTCCCGCAGCGCACCTACATCAGCGCCCTCCTGAGCCTGGTCGGGGGAGACCAAACAGTTCTGCAGACCCAACTGCGCGCTGCACAGCAAGCCCCGGGCACCCGCTCAGGTGTGGCACTTGCCGACGTAGCGATTGCAGGAGGCTACCCGGGCCTGGCAGCCGAACTCTTGTGCGCGACAGCAACGACAGAACGGGGTGCGGCGCCGACCATTGCGCGGCTCCGTTGGCATAACGGAGACATGTCCGGTGCTGTTGATGCTTTGGCGGGAGTTCCCGGCAGGCGAGCCCGTCATATGCGTAGCAGGCTGGAAAGCGAACGTGATGTCTTTCACGGATGGCGGCCAACACTGGACCGAGTTGAGTCCTATGATCCGGCAGCGAAAACGGTACTGCACATCCTCACAAATTCCCTGCCGCACACCGGGAGCGGCTATGCTCAGCGCACCCATTCCATCCTGAAGGCTCAACGGCAACTGGGCTGGGACGTGCATGCCGTGACGCGTCCCGGTTATCCGGTTCAGCTGGGCAAACTGGCGGCTCGGAATACTGACCGGCTTGATGACGTCGTTTATCACCGGATCCTTCCGGCCAGACTGCCTGAGGGCATGACGGCGCGGCTGCAGCTCCAAGCGGAAGAGACCCTCCGCCTGGCCCTCAGGTTGCGCCCCGCAGTGCTGCACACCACCACCCACTTCGTGAATGCCTTGGTGACGGCCGCCGTCGCCGAAGCGCTGGGTATTCCCTGGGTATACGAGGTTCGCGGACAGCTTGCCGACACCTGGGCATCATCCAGAGGGCCCGAGGCCGGGAACAGCGAGCGATACCGGACATTCGTTGCCCGGGAAACAGAAGCCACACAGCGCGCCGATGGGTGCGCCACGTTGGGGACGGCGATGCGGGATGCAATTGCTCTGGGTTCTCCACAATCGGAGATAGTCCTCCTGCCGAACGCTGTGGGAGAAGCTTTTCTCAAGGAACCGCTTTCTTCGCGCCAGGCACGCCGGCAATTGGGATTGCCGGTCGAAGGAACCTTCGTTGGGACCGTGAGCAGCTTGGTTGGTTATGAGGGCCTCGATGACTTGATAGCCGCGTTTGCGTCTTTGGCCAAGGACGACACTGATCTGCAGTGCCTTATCGTTGGCGCGGGGGCTGCTGAGAATGCCCTGAGGCAGCAGGCTAAGGAATCAGGTTTCGGCCACCGGATAGTGTTCACGGGCAGAGTGGACCGGAGTCTGGCCCACCTGTATCACCAAGCCCTGGATATCTTTGTTCTCCCACGAAAAGACAGCATAGTTACGCGATCGGTCACCCCGCTTAAGCCGGTAGAAGCACTGGCATCAGCCCGCCCCATCGTCTTTAGCGATCTGCCCGCACTTCAGGAAACCATTGACGAAGGTGCGGAAGGGGTCCCGTTCAAAGCGGGTGACCGAGGGGGCTTAGCCTTAGCTATCGCGTCCCTTGCAGGAAATCCCAAGATGCGTCAGCAGATGGGACAAGCAGGACGCCGCCGGATTTTAGCCAAGCGAACGTGGGCGGCAACAGCAGCCCGAGTCATAGAAACGTACGAACGATTGAAGGTAAGTCAGTGACGGAACCCAGGCCATCAGGGACGGTGGAGCTGCCTCACAAGGTGACAGTCGCCCTGGACTTGAAAGAGCTGTCAAGAGTCGGGGCCAGACCAAAGCTCACCGACTATTTAGTATCTCTCTGGAATTACCGGCAATTCGTTCTATACGACGCCAGGGCACGAGTTCAGACAGCTAACAGGCGCGACCGGTTGGGTAGCGCATGGCTTCTCCTCGACCCTCTACTCAACGGTTTGGGCTACTTCCTGATTTTCGGACTTCTACTGAACTCCAGCAGGGGAATCGACAATTTTCTGGGATACCTCATCATTGGGGTTTTCCTTTTTCAGCTGAGCACCCGGTCGATAGTGGCAACGGCACGCATCGT
This genomic interval from Arthrobacter citreus contains the following:
- a CDS encoding glycosyltransferase family 4 protein, whose translation is MASTAARHFADDPVRLLVLASQKLPGRITSKLGAVSRMLPQRTYISALLSLVGGDQTVLQTQLRAAQQAPGTRSGVALADVAIAGGYPGLAAELLCATATTERGAAPTIARLRWHNGDMSGAVDALAGVPGRRARHMRSRLESERDVFHGWRPTLDRVESYDPAAKTVLHILTNSLPHTGSGYAQRTHSILKAQRQLGWDVHAVTRPGYPVQLGKLAARNTDRLDDVVYHRILPARLPEGMTARLQLQAEETLRLALRLRPAVLHTTTHFVNALVTAAVAEALGIPWVYEVRGQLADTWASSRGPEAGNSERYRTFVARETEATQRADGCATLGTAMRDAIALGSPQSEIVLLPNAVGEAFLKEPLSSRQARRQLGLPVEGTFVGTVSSLVGYEGLDDLIAAFASLAKDDTDLQCLIVGAGAAENALRQQAKESGFGHRIVFTGRVDRSLAHLYHQALDIFVLPRKDSIVTRSVTPLKPVEALASARPIVFSDLPALQETIDEGAEGVPFKAGDRGGLALAIASLAGNPKMRQQMGQAGRRRILAKRTWAATAARVIETYERLKVSQ
- a CDS encoding glycosyltransferase family 4 protein, which gives rise to MRVLLLTHSYSPEHSPPQRRWTQFIKNFRKADWEVDVIAPVAHAPHGRRVLPKRVAGRAFRSDRGKYGERIIRVPYLWHRTTRLGRLADHCVSAAASVLAGLLVRRPDALIVTVPSLPILGAAYVVARVRRVPLIVDMRDAWPDIARDARLVQGSAKSVAERVIVGIQQQADLVVTVTEGFARTLRDRGMRHVATISNGVDTAVRELLPPPPAESDQLRVLYLGNHGESQRLETVIRAAALARDYVHLTMVGHGVQRRALMELSGQLGAPVTFHEPALGTEVMEHYRAADTCVVSLRDDWKSFETTVPSKTYEVLAVGRHVTGIVLGEARDIIEASGAGTVVPSDAASIAAMWLQLHQDRSLLLTGTSGRDWVEATVNIDALAADYARLIRKVSEQESLQ